A stretch of Buteo buteo chromosome 21, bButBut1.hap1.1, whole genome shotgun sequence DNA encodes these proteins:
- the IL17RD gene encoding interleukin-17 receptor D, whose translation MAPGLKLGSFLLALVACFGGHQLAGAAGGGSGRRGPAGDACGGRGLSSVTKNNGLLNITFKYDNCTPYLNSVGKHVIGDVQNITISQYACYEQVAVTILWTANAVGIEYLKGFRVILEELKSEGRQCQQMVLKDPKQLSPSFKRTGMESQPFVNLKFETDYFVKIVPFPSIKNESNYHPFFFRTRPCELLLQPENLVCKPYWKPRNLNVTQQGFNMQVSFDHAPHNFGFRYYFLHYKLKHDGPFKQKTCKQEQNTDTTSCILQNVSPGDYIIELVDDTNTTRKTMHYALKPVHSPWAGPIRAIAITVPLVVISAFATLFTVMCRKKQQENIYSHLDEESSESSAYAAGLHVERLRPRPKVFICYSSKDCQKHVNVIQCFAYFLQDFCGCEVALDLWEDLKICKEGQKEWLIKKINESQFIIIVCSKGMKYFVEKKNWKHRGITKDAGRGELFLFAVLTVAEKLRQAKQNSNDLCKFIAVYFDYSCEGDIPGILDLSTKYKLMDNLPQLYSHLHSRDLSVQDSEVFPVNISKRNYFRSKSGRSLYVAICNMHQFIDQEPDWFEKQFIPFPPPSLHYSEPVMEKFDSGLVLNDLVTKQVMDGDFYLKTDVNISAGNSDSHCIIQHLNLGEDVETQDVQGGGSSVLQPLLHVVKASNLKDMPRDSGIYDSSVPSSELSLPLMEGLLTDQIETSSITGSVSSSSGLGEEEPPVITATKFLVPGICKAELHCHIHTDELQAIAPL comes from the exons GGGCTGTCATCAGTCACCAAGAACAACGGACTACTCAATATCACCTTTAAATATGACA ACTGTACACCTTATCTGAATTCAGTGGGAAAACACGTGATTGGAGATGTGCAGAATATAACTATCAGTCAGTATGCATGTTATGAACAGGTTGCAGTGACGATACTTTGGACAGCAAATGCCGTTG GGATTGAATACCTGAAAGGATTTCGAGTAATACTTGAGGAGTTAAAATCAGAGGGAAGACAATGCCAGCAGATGGTTTTAAAAGATCCgaagcagctcagccccagttTTAAACGAACA GGAATGGAATCCCAGCCCTTTGTAAATCTGAAGTTTGAAACAGATTACTTTGTAAAGattgttccttttccttccattaaaaatgaaagtaattacCACCCATTTTTCTTCCGAACTAGAC CATGTGAATTGTTGCTACAGCCAGAAAACCTTGTCTGCAAACCTT ACTGGAAGCCAAGGAACCTGAATGTTACCCAGCAGGGTTTTAACATGCAAGTGTCCTTTGATCATGCACCTCACAACTTTGGGTTTAGATACTACTTTCTTCACTACAAACTTAAGCATGACGGGCCATTTAAGCAAAAGACCTGCAAGCAG GAGCAAAATACAGATACTACAAGTTGTATTCTTCAGAATGTGTCTCCAGGGGATTATATAATTGAG CTGGTTGATGACACTAATACAACAAGGAAAACAATGCACTATGCGCTAAAGCCAG tacatTCTCCGTGGGCTGGACCAATAAGAGCTATTGCCATTACAGTCCCATTAGTTGTCATTTCAGCATTTGCAACGCTTTTCACAGTGATGTGCCGCAAGAAACAGCAAG AAAATATATATTCCCATCTAGATGAGGAGAGCTCAGAATCTTCAGCATATGCTGCAGGTCTCCATGTGGAAAGACTTCGCCCCCGGCCAAAAGTGTTCATCTGCTATTCCAGTAAAGATTGCCAGAAACACGTTAACGTCATCCAAtgctttgcttattttcttcaggACTTTTGTGGCTGTGAG GTGGCTCTAGATTTGTGGGAAGATCTAAAAATTTGTAAAGAAGGTCAGAAAGAatggcttattaaaaaaataaacgaGTCCCAGTTTATCATCATTGTGTGTTCCAAGGGAATGAAATACTTTGTTgaaaaaaagaactggaaaCACAGAGGGATAACCAAAGATGCAGGAAGAGGAGAACTCTTTCTGTTTGCTGTGTTGACTGTTGCAGAGAAGCTTCGTCAAGCAAAGCAGAATTCAAATGACCTCTGCAAGTTCATTGCAGTCTACTTTGATTACTCCTGTGAAGGAGACATCCCTGGTATTTTGGATCTAAGTACCAAATACAAACTCATGGACAATCTCCCTCAGCTGTATTCGCATTTACACTCCAGAGATCTTAGTGTACAGGATTCAGAGGTGTTTCCTGTTAACATTAGtaaaaggaattatttcagGAGCAAATCTGGGAGGTCCCTTTATGTTGCCATTTGCAATATGCATCAGTTCATTGATCAGGAACCAGACTGGTTTGAGAAACAATTTattcccttccctccaccttCTTTACATTACTCTGAGCCTGTCATGGAAAAATTTGATTCAGGCTTGGTTTTAAATGACTTGGTGACTAAACAGGTGATGGATGGTGATTTTTACCTGAAAACAGATGTAAATATTTCAGCGGGGAATTCAGACTCTCACTGTATAATTCAGCACTTAAACCTTGGAGAAGATGTAGAAACTCAGGATGTTCAAGGTGGTGGCAGCTCTGTTCTTCAGCCGTTGTTACATGTTGTTAAAGCTTCAAATCTTAAAGATATGCCTCGAGATTCTGGAATCTATGATTCATCTGTTCCTTCATCTGAATTATCTTTACCTTTAATGGAAGGACTATTGACAGACCAAATTGAAACATCTTCCATTACAGGAAGTGTTTCTTCATCATCAGGTTTAG gAGAAGAAGAACCTCCTGTAATCACTGCTACAAAATTCTTAGTGCCTGGAATATGTAAAGCAGAACTTCATTGCCATATCCATACTGACGAACTGCAGGCAATTGCTCCTTTGTAA